In Notolabrus celidotus isolate fNotCel1 chromosome 8, fNotCel1.pri, whole genome shotgun sequence, a genomic segment contains:
- the smyd5 gene encoding SET and MYND domain-containing protein 5 has translation MAAPVDDMFSFCVDPGKATACVEVRFIDSTKGKGLFAKKSILKGDSIFVERPLIAAQFLWNSLYKYKACEYCLRALETAEENARRLSGIPGLSLPHPELCRVRPELHQACPQCQVMYCSSECRQAAADQYHRALCLGPSQDDPDHPINKLKDAWRSMHYPPETSSIMLIARMVAVVKQAKDKAHWQKLFSQFCSRAAIEEEEIAHKLLGEKFRGQLALLHTLFKAALYDDHLSRWFVPEGFRSLFALVGTNGQGIGTSSLSQWVHACDALQLPAQQREQLDSFIDQMYKDIEKATGDFLNCEGSGLFLLQSSCNHSCVPNAEASFPDNNFLLQLSALSDIKPGEEICISYLDCCQRDRSRHSRHKVLRENYLFVCSCPKCVSQMDELDVTSDEEEEEEEGEAEGETEGDEIEDEMTDV, from the exons ATGGCTGCTCCCGTGGATGACATGTTTTCCTTCTGCGTGGATCCCGGCAAAGCTACCGCCTGCGTGGAAGTGAGATTTATCGACAGCACTAAG ggTAAAGGTCTTTTTGCCAAAAAGAGCATCCTGAAGGGAGACAGCATCTTTGTGGAGCGACCTCTGATCGCTGCTCAGTTCCTGTGGAATTCTTTGTATAAATATAAAG CCTGTGAGTACTGTTTACGAGCTCtagagacagcagaggagaatgCGAGGAGACTCAGCGGGATCCCTGGACTCAGCCTCCCTCACCCCGAGCTCTGTCGGGTTCGACCAGAGCTTCACCAGGCCTGCCCTCAGTGCCAG GTGATGTACTGTAGCAGCGAGTGTCGACAAGCTGCAGCAGACCAGTACCATCGAGCTCTGTGTTTGGGTCCGTCGCAGGACGATCCAGATCACCCCATCAACAAACTAAaggatgcatggag GAGCATGCATTATCCCCCAGAGACCTCCAGCATCATGCTGATCGCCAGGATGGTGGCTGTGGTCAAACAG GCCAAAGATAAAGCACACTGGCAGAAGTTGTTTTCACAATTCTGCAGCAGGGCAGCgattgaggaagaggagatcgCCCATAAGCTCCTCGGAGAGAAGTTCAGA GGGCAGCTGGCCTTGTTACACACCCTTTTCAAAGCAGCACTTTATGATGATCATCTCAGCCGG TGGTTTGTCCCTGAGGGTTTCCGCTCTCTGTTTGCTCTGGTGGGAACAAACGGACAAGGCATCGGGACCAG CTCGTTGAGTCAGTGGGTTCATGCCTGCGATGCACTCCAGCTTCCTGCccagcagagggagcagttGGACTCTTTTATCGACCAGATGTACAAGGACATTGAGAAAG CAACGGGAGACTTCCTGAACTGCGAAGGCTCTGGACTGTTTCTGCTTCAAAGCTCCT GTAACCACAGCTGTGTACCAAACGCTGAGGCGTCTTTCCCCGACAACAACTTCCTGCTCCAGCTCAGCGCACTCAGTGACATCAAACCAGGCGAG GAGATCTGCATCAGTTATTTGGACTGCTGTCAGCGGGACAGGAGCCGGCACAGCAGACATAAAGttctgag GGAGAACTACCTGTTTGTCTGCTCATGTCCAAAGTGCGTCTCGCAGATGGATGAGCTGGATGTGACATCagacgaggaagaggaagaagaggaaggcgAGGCAGAAGGTGAAACAGAGGGGGATGAGATTGAGGATGAGATGACAGATGTCTGA